The sequence TTTTATTGAACCATCGGCTTGGCGCATTCCTCGTCTTTCTAACGGAGACGCTGCAACCATGACCACTTCTTCGGGCGTGAGGAGTTCTTTCACGCGATCGCTGCAAATGGTATCGTAAATAGCAGCGCGATCGGCTTCGGGATATTGATCAATCTTATTAAACACCAACAGCATTGGCTTCCCCACCTCTCGCAACCGCGACAAGGCATTATATTCAACTTTCGTGATATCCCCAGCAATAATAAATAAAATCAGGTCAGCTTGTTTGGCAATTTGATGCGCCATTAACTCCCGAGTTTCCCCATCCACTTCATCAATCCCAGGAGTATCTATGAGTTGAATGCTAGCTTGTTGGCGACTCGGTAACGAAACCCGCAAGATATCTTGATCGCTATTGCCTAAACTTTCTTCCGTTAATTCCCAATTTGCACTACCGATGGTTCGAGTGACACCATGCAAAGGACCCGTCTGAAAGACATTTTCCCCCAGTAGTGCGTTTAAAACAGAGGACTTGCCACGTCCCACCATGCCAAAAGCAGCAATTTGGACAACAGACTGTTCTAGTTTATCCAACATTGCCGTGAGATAGTTAATTTCTGATTCTAGCCCCGATTTTTCTTCCGCCGTGAGATCAATCTGCTGTACCAGACTGCGTAGAGAGTCTTGAGCTTGTTTATAGTTAATTTCCGCAGTAATCTCTTCAAAGCTAAAAATTACTTCGTCTAACTCATCATTTTGCCCTTTTGCACGGTTAATCGGCTCAGAATCAGATTTAGTCACAGACGACCTCAACCTCAATACACTTCTAATTGATCAATAACAAATAACCCACTCCTTTGTGGAGATTTGCTATCGTGACTCGGAGAGAGTCATCCGTACTCCGCCGTGAGACGACGGAGCGGGGTTCACGAGCGCCGGAATTGAATTCCGGCGACGACCCCTTGCCTGCGGATGACCGTTGGTCATTGATGTAGGGAGTCAGTGGTGAGTGTACCGAAAACAACGGCTTATGTCCGTATTCTCCGCCAATCCTTGTGGGAAGGACAAATTGAAGGAGAAGTTAGTGCAGGAAGTTATGAATGGTCGTTTCAGTGGCAATTTCGGCAAAGTCGTTTAATTGTTCAGCCTTCTCTTGGTCGGGCTTTAATTCGTGAACCCTTAGAGCGGTTTTTAGAGCGATGTGATTATCAACTTGAACCAGGTGGGGATTATGAATTTATCGTGAGAGCAAAATTATAGAAGTCGCCGTAAAACCAAGCGTATGCCCGACCTTGGATATAAGGCGAGCTAAGCGAAAGGTTCAATGCCTTGAGCTTAGCAAACTCAATCAGTTTGTGCTAAAATACTATCATAGTCGTGCAAGTTTGTTAAATGTTAAAAGCATTCAAGTATAGAATCTACCCTAATCAAGAGCAAAGAGTCTTGCTTGCCAAGTCTTTTGGTTCTTGTCGGTTTTTC comes from Halothece sp. PCC 7418 and encodes:
- a CDS encoding GTP-binding protein → MTKSDSEPINRAKGQNDELDEVIFSFEEITAEINYKQAQDSLRSLVQQIDLTAEEKSGLESEINYLTAMLDKLEQSVVQIAAFGMVGRGKSSVLNALLGENVFQTGPLHGVTRTIGSANWELTEESLGNSDQDILRVSLPSRQQASIQLIDTPGIDEVDGETRELMAHQIAKQADLILFIIAGDITKVEYNALSRLREVGKPMLLVFNKIDQYPEADRAAIYDTICSDRVKELLTPEEVVMVAASPLERRGMRQADGSIKVKTQQGTPQVQELKRKILEILHHEGKSLVALNTMLYADEVNEQILHRKLEIRAEAAEELIWKAVMTKAVAVALNPVTVLDLFTGAVVDVAMILALSRLYGIPMTQSAAIALLQKIAISMGGISASEVLTTLGLSGLKGLLGISTSVTGGASLIPYVSVAITQAGVAGVSSYAIGHVSNTYLANGASWGLDGPKAVVKNILDSLDEASILNRIKGELQSKLFLKEE
- a CDS encoding DUF3146 family protein, producing the protein MSVPKTTAYVRILRQSLWEGQIEGEVSAGSYEWSFQWQFRQSRLIVQPSLGRALIREPLERFLERCDYQLEPGGDYEFIVRAKL